The sequence GACCTGTGGGAGACGCGGTGTCCAGAAATGAGCTGCCACCTCTGGAGGAGGTCCCAGGACCCTTcccgccccccacaccccccaccccccgccgcaTCCTGACACTGAAGCCTAGataaggtgaagtcgctcagttttctccagctctttgcaaccccgtgaactgtagcccaccaggcttctccatccatgggattttctaggcaggagtactggagtggggtgccatttccttctccaggggatcatcccgacccagggatcaaactcgggtctcccggattgtaggcagacgctttaccatctgagccaccagggaagttcctagatagctcaggatcaaacccagaagAGACCCAAGTCAGGGCAACCCCTCTCTGGGGTTCCTGTCTTCATTCCTGCCTCAAGAAGTGCCCTTGGGACTCTCCTTAAGGGGAGGGAATGGAacggagggaggagagggaccaGGCAGCGCCTGCTTCCAGAAGCGTGCGTCCAAACCCAGCCTCTCCATCCCTTTCCTGCACACACAGTTTCCCCTGTTACCGGCTGACTTCTTACAACCAGTCCTCACCCACACTTTAGAGGCCTCGCCCCCCATTCCCTTCAGGGTCTGACAGCATCACAGCCCTTCTGGGTGTCTTTGGAAGGAGGAGACAGACCCAAATGTCAGCCTGGAACCAGCGCACCTCCCACAGATCCCCCAGGCAGCTCCTGGAAGCAGAATCTCTGGTAGAGCAAAGACCTTTAGATGAGAGCCTGGGCTAGGGGCCGCGGAATCAGGCCCCTGCATCCAGAGCCCCGTGagaagggagatggggagggagggatgagagGAGGGCCTTCAAGTCCACCTGAAACCAGCCTCCATCTATGTCCCTGCAGCTGCCCCTCGGGGGAGAGGTTCACAGAACGGGTGCTATCCTCCACTCTACATGCCTCTACATGCTATCCTCACTCGACATGAGAATATAAACATCAGAACCAGAGCTGGAGGGAAACGCAGCAGACGGTAAGGTACAAAGGTCATGGCATGCTGCCAGCCCCCACTCCAGGCCCCTAAGGCTGCTGCCCTCCTTCCCCATGGTCTCCAGGCCTGGGGCCCTTACCCTGGGCAGTGGTTCGACGTCTCCTTGGTGCTGAGGTTCTGTCCATCATTCACTGTCGGGAAGGTAGCCGGTACAGCCGGACAGGCGATGCTCCCTGGGGTGGTACTTGGCGCTGGAGATCAAAGCATGCCCCAGGCATCACTGTCTCCCCAGTCCCATACTAAGCACCCATGTGGCTCTGATGTCACACAGAATCATCCAGTGACCACTACTTTCTACTGAAGCGAGTCAGTGTGTTCAGGGGTCTCTGCCTCTCTGTAAGGGCAAGGGTGGTGCCGTGTGTGGGGTACCTCTGCCCCCCAGCCCACGCCAAAGCTGAAGGGTCAGCTGCCTTCCTCCCTGGCTGCACCCTAGGCTCCTCCCAACACCAGTGAGACAGAGGACAAGACAAGACCCAGGACACTGTTCATTAGCGCCCACCCTTGTCCGCAAGCCCACTCTTCTCCCATAAGCTCTGCGGCTGGACCAAGGGGAGCTCTTACCTGGGGAAACAGACACCTCAACCTGGACCGAGGGGTCCAAGGACAACACGTCCAGGATCCAGACGGTCTGAATTCGACACCAGTAGGATCCAGTGTCGTTTATGCTGAGGTTCTCCAAGGTCACTGTGAAGGTCAGGTTATCCGCGTGGTCTTTGATGGACACGCGGccgttcctcttttctttctcctctcctccagTCTCTACAATCTTGCGACACCTTGTGCCGTACCTTCCTCGGCACCAGTATTTGTTATGCCCCTTGTACGCCTTCTCGTACTGACACCGGATACGCAGAGAGCTCCCCGCGGTGCCCGCCACAGAGCCGGGGCCCGTCAGCGACAGAGAGCCTGGAAAACACAAGCCAGATCCCAGGACCCCATCCCAAGAGGCCCCATCAGCAGCTCTTTGCTTGAAGCCCAAGGGGAAAGTTACCAGGGAGTCGTGGACCATTCCAGGCTCGGGGATGGGGACCTGGAGAGACACCTGGATTTAAGACCTAAGCCAGAGGGTCTGGAGACGGCGGGCAGCAGGACCAGTTCAGACCTCTGCCCGGTGACCCAGACAGGCTGCCTGACTGCACGGGTACCCTGTCCCTGGGAACACGGGGAGTCGGACCACAGCTGGAGGCGGGAGTAGAGAGGGCTGGCAGGCCTGCcctgttcttttttattgtttgcttgctttgctttaatttagactttttattttctactggggtatagccgattaacaacatCAGGATAGGTGAACAGGAACAGTTTGTTTCAGGTGAATGGGAAAGGGACTCAACTGCAAACACAcctgtccattctcccccaaactcccctcccatcagcCTGCcccgtaacattgagcagagctccctgtgctacacagtaggtcctcgttggttttccattttaaatacagcagtgtgtacatgtccacacCCAGCTCCCTAAGTATCCCGTCCTCCCATCAGGCcctcctggcaaccataagtttgttctcaaagtctgtgggtctttttctattttgtaagtttatttgcatcatttctttttacattccacgtataagggatgtcataggatatctctccttctctgacttgcttcactcagtatgacgctctttaggtccatccatgttcccACAAAGGGCTTTATGCTGCTCTTTTTACTATCCTGCCCTGTCCTTAACCCTGCAGCCTCTGCCGGCATGAGGTTTGGTCGTGTAACCAACATACTTCCCTTTGGAGTAAGATTTTGCATCCTGGGTGTTTTGTAATTCAAGCTATTTCTTTAAGAGTACAActtcctgggatttccctggtggtccgctggttaagaatctgccttgcaatgcagaggacatggatttgatcctcggtcagggaactaatatcccaaaTGCTGAAACGAAgaacccacacactgcaaccagaGTGTTTGAGACACAACACGAGACCACACCTGGCACACCAAAGCCCTCGCgtgccacagctgagacctgATGAAGCAAGCAGtcttttttaaagagtataaCTTCTTGTTTACTCTACTCTCCACATGTTCTCAAGGGAGAAAAGATAAATCTCTGGCTGTCATCACAGACCCTCAGATTTAGAAGGTGGCTTATAAGATCTCAGCCCAATTTTCTACCTAACCCACAAATATGTCAAAAGCAAATGTTCATGAAATATGTTGACAAGTGATACCAAGTTACTGGTGTTTGAATGAGGAAGCCGGGTTGGATTGGGAAGGAGCTGGTAGATCTAAGTTAAAGGTAGCATCCCAGTTCTTGGGTTGGCCAGTGAGCTCACAGAGGTTTGCTAAATTATATATGATTAACATAAAAGAGGGCCTTCTATGGACCAACGATGAGAAGGCATCCAGCCAAGACCAACCCAATCTGGACACCAGAagttaacagaaaaaaagaagattctACTCATTCCAAGAGAGTACTCTCCTCTGTCCTGCTAGAGTGTGTCTGAATGCAAGATTAGCAGGTCTTGCGTGGGACTATATAAACTCGTGTGTGCATTTTTTAAGGAGAGTGTTTGCTGGTTGCTTGAAGTTCACAGGAGCGAGAGGCGGAGAGCAATGAGTTCAGGGTGGAAACACTAGGTGGGCAGCAGAGCAATCTGCAGGACGCACCTTGAGCGGTTTTGTGAATATCACAGGTTTGCTTTGTTCTAGGTACCCCGTGGGCGTCGGAAAGAGCCCTGGGGAGGAGGCTCATTTGGatttaattttcagttctttCACTTACTGGATATGTCACTAATCCCTTCACggtcttatctgtaaagtgggaatgatATTAGCTGCCCTGCTCGCGTCAGTTACTCAGAGGGGAACGGTaggaaggttccttaaaaaactaaaaatagagctaccatgtgacccagccatcccactgctgggcatatgtccagagaaagccataattcaaaaagacacacacaccctaGTGTTCACGACAGcagtatttacaacagccaagacacggaagcaacctaaatgtccaccaacagaggaatgggtaaagatgcGGTACATATTATATACACACTGGAGTAtcactcatccataaaaaagaatgaaatcatgccattggcagcaacatggatgggtctagagtttgtcatactgagtgaagccagtcagacaaagacaaataccgtatgatattgcttatatgtgagaTCTGAAAAATGGTCCAGagatagagtcacagatgtgggTGACAGTGTTACGGTTATCAGGGGGAGAGTTGGGGAAAGGATAAACTGGGAGGTTGGGATCGAAATATACAggctactgtatataaaatagatagctaataagaacctatagcacagggaactctactcaatactctggaaaagaacctaaaaaagtatggatacatgcatatgtgttgcaggcagactctttattgctgaccaccagggaagcagcctgcaaagcaagagacccaggctcgatccctaggttgggaagattccttgggaaagggaatggccacccactccagtattcttgcctagagaattccatgggcagagaagcctggtgggctacagtccatggggtggcgaacagtcagacacgactgagcaacttttacttatgtccgtatgactgattcactttgctgtacacgtgAATGCCGTacacagcattgtgaatcaaCTGCGATCCAATACACTTTTTTGAAAAGTTGCTCAGAGGGCTAAATTGTACCGTAGGTTTGAAAGTGTCTGTAGGTTGTaatgtgcttaataaatataaGTACTATTCTTGCTCATTCTATATTGGAATTCACTTCCTCcgtcttcattctttttctctttgttctggaATCGCCCTTATCATCTTTCTTTATATCCCTTACAACCCTCGTGGATGCCCTCCATAAATTTAAAGTAATCACATTTTTCCATATTGTGTTTGTAACCCCAGATGGGTGCACAGGGTGGAGGAGGGAGCTGGGAtgaaaaagaagaactgaaactTAAATCTTTACAAGTGACTTCAAAGTTCCGATCTGAGCCCACGTGAAACATCAGCTGCAAACGTTCTCAAGACGCAAAAATGAGGCCGTAGTTATGGAGAGTTCAGCCAGTTCCCCAGAAAGAGGTGGGAAGAGGTTTCCACCTTCAGTTTAACTGCACCCAGGCTGGGGCACTTAGACATTTTATTAGATTTAAGCAAGAAGATTAAACAAGCACTGATATGCTGGTAAACCAGTTCCCTAGGGGAGAAGCCTGATTTGTAGTGTTTGCCAGTTTCCAAGGTGTGAATACTCTAGCCCATgactggtttctttttccttttttatttttttttaaactttttattttattttggagtacagttgatgaacaatgctgcattagttttgggctgtacaacaaagtgatttagttatacacgTGGAATACATTCTacacacctgctgctgctgctaagtcactcagtcgtgtccgactctgtgcgaccccataggcggcagcccaccaggctccgccgtccctgggattctccagacaagaacactagaatgggtatatatatatatattatttttcaaattattttcctaattacATTGTTACATATTGAACAGatcattgaacagagttccctgtgctgtacaatcgATCCTTTAAATCTCCCCCTTTTCCACCCACTTTTCCAGAAGAGTCTGTCATTACATTGAACAGGCTCTACATTTTGTGAGGGAGCCTATCGTAAAAATTACTCTAAAAGCATGAAGAAAATCCTCTAATTTTTATCCTAAActtacaaatatcatatattaatgcatatgtgtggaatctagaaaaaatggtacagacgatcttatttgcaaagcggAGCCACAGATATAGGGAACTAAGACACGGAGAGCAAGGGTGGAAAGTGGGGAGGATGGCAGGAACTGGGAGGTTGAGACGGTCATGTACACATTACTGTGTATGGAGTAGACGTGAGAACCTGCTGTGGAGCGCAGGGGACTCTAGGCAGTGCTCCACGgagacctaaacgggaaggaactccagaaaagaggggatgtatgtacacatacgGCTGATTCGCTTGACTGTACTGTAGATGCGAACGCatcactgtaaatcagctatactccaataaaaactgacATTAAAAATGTGCTCTCCTGCACTGTGAATGTCTCTTTAAAGATTTTCTCTTCTGAAAGTTCAACCTTTGAGGAACAATTTGATCATGTTCTTCCAGGAGGGATTTAACGTGGAAGCAGAGGTTGCGCTTCTAGACTCTTGGTTCATCCCTCCTGACAAATCTTTCGTACCCCATTCAACTGAGCCCTGGCCAAACAGCGCGGCTGCTCCTTCCTGAGCTTTCTACAGCCTCCAGTATCTCCACGCTTTTGCATCAGCTACTCCGATTTTCTACTCAGCTGACTCATTCATCCTTCCAGACTAACTCCCAGTCATGCTTCAGGGAGACCTGTATCCTTCCAGGAGCAGAACTGGGGgccctgtgtgcatgctcatcACCACATGAGCGAACCTCTTCTATAGCAAGCTCCacgcatgtctgactctttgcgaccccgttgac comes from Muntiacus reevesi chromosome 18, mMunRee1.1, whole genome shotgun sequence and encodes:
- the CD300E gene encoding CMRF35-like molecule 2, yielding MWLPSALLLLYLPGSLSLTGPGSVAGTAGSSLRIRCQYEKAYKGHNKYWCRGRYGTRCRKIVETGGEEKEKRNGRVSIKDHADNLTFTVTLENLSINDTGSYWCRIQTVWILDVLSLDPSVQVEVSVSPAPSTTPGSIACPAVPATFPTVNDGQNLSTKETSNHCPGSQLSNVHFLLLVFLKLPLFLGMVGAVLWVNRPQRRPGGRDRQLDQAGPPCSVLSLGTPFPGIQLFRLDKRDLQILGSRAGGQQLLDSGRIQVFWGHWSREGPGS